Below is a genomic region from Osmerus mordax isolate fOsmMor3 chromosome 22, fOsmMor3.pri, whole genome shotgun sequence.
TCCGCAGAAACTCACTCCGTTCGGAGCCACGCCCCTCCTCCGTCTCATAAACTCCGCCCAGGCAATCTAGGGTTGCCCGGGAGATATGGATACGCCTGCAGAGCAGCGGAGACGGTAtgtgaagaatgtgtgtgtgtaggcatacGGACGTGTGTTCattgcagcgtgtgtgtgtgtgtgcgtgctcaccCCGGTACTCCGCCAGCCTCCAGCATGTTGGCGATGTCGACGTCCCAGCTCCACACGTCAAACTGCCACTTCTGCAGGCCCAGCACCCCACACAGCACAGAGCCCGAGTGCACCCCGATCCTCATGTCCACCTCGTGCTTCAGCTGCCTGCGCACGtacctgagaggaggggggggggggtgctcagtATGTATTTGCACTCAAAtaattgactgtgtgtgtatttatctgtatgtgtgtttgtgtccatccgtgtgtgtaactgtgtgtgtgcctataccCACCGTATGGTGTTGATCATGGCCAGGCCCATCTCCACACAGCAGCGGGCGTGGGCCATCTCTGGCTCTGGGACCCCGGACACACAGTAGTAACAGTCCCCGAGGATCTTGATACGCATGCAGTGATGCTCCTACACACAGataaccaccatcatcatcatcaccactctcatcacctccaccatcatcatcatcatcatcatcaccactctcatcacctccatcatcatcatcatcatcatcatcaccactctcatcacctccatcatcatcatcatcatcatcaccactctcatcacctccaccatcatcatcatcaccatcaccactctcatcacctccatcatcatcatcatcatcatcatcaccactctcatcacctccaccatcatcatcatcatcatcatcatcatcatcatcatcatcatcatcatcatcatcatcatcaccactctcatcacctccaccatcatcatcatcatcatcaccactctcatcacctccaccatcatcatcaccactctcatcacctccaccatcatcatcaccactctcatcacctccaccatcatcatcaccactctcatcacctccaccatcatcagTAAAGGCCCTGTATGATACACAACCCTGGTCGTGTGGAAGACAGTACCTCTGCCAGGCGGTCGAAGCGACCAAACAGCTCGTTGAGTGTTCGGACCAGCTCCTGGGCagacagcaccatggacagagaCGTGAAGCCTTTGATATCAGCAAACAGAATACtgcagcaagagagagggagggaatgagagagagagagagagagagagagagagagagagagagagggaaggagaaagggagagaggatggaggaaggggttTGTGAGCatcagtgagtgtttgtgtgagagcatgtgtgtatgtgtgcagacgtgtgtgtgtgtgtgggggtacctGACATCCTTGTACTGGTGGATGTAGATCTTGTGGAACTGCTGTGGCAGGTCCTCCATAGCGGACATGTCAGCCATCATCTCCAAGGCAACGAAGCGGGGCAGGACAGACATGACCAGACGCTCCTGGGGGGGCAGACATGCTCTCAGACATGGACATGTACATGAAAGAATACAAAGTTAGCATGCTACCCctactcctctctgctctctacctgtctctgcccctctcatctctctcttcctgtctcactgCCACCCCACACCTGTCTCTGccccactcatctctctcttcctgtctcactgccaccccaccctcacctgtctctggtcctctcatctctctcttcctgtctcactgccaccccaccctcacctgtctctggtcctctcatctctctcttcctgtctcactgccaccccaccctcacctgtctctggTTCTCTTTCTCCAGGCGGACTCGGCCCTCGATGCAGCGTCGAGTCTCCAGGAAGGCCTGTCTCTGGGTGTGGTCAGACAGGTAGTGGATGAACAGGCCTGCTGTGTTCATGCACAGGTAGAGCAGCCCCTTTGCTagcacctacaacacacacatacacacacacacccatacaataTTCAGACAGAAAGAAATTGCGAGTAGTCAATGGAGTgcggagcgagcgagcgagcagaGTAAGTGAGCGAGCTGACCTTCCTGAAGAGCGCGGCATCGTCGTAGTTGCGCAGGGTGTCCACCAGGAGGTGCAAGGTTGCAGTGAGCACcccagtgctgatggaccagAGCAGGGGTAGGGGCAGGAGGGTGTAGGTGGCGAAGAGAGTAAAGAGCACGTACCAGGCCTGGTCCCTGTCCACGCCCCCGACCACGCCCGCTAGCACCTGCACTGTCTGAGAGAGCCAGCTTGCCAGGGCCACGTATCTGGgagaccgcacacacacacatggccgcataaaaaacacacacaatcataaccAGAATCACGTTTGAAGTACCTGGACATTAAATCATGTAGAAGTCAAATCATATTCAAAATGTACATGGGTATACCCAAATCAGCACCCTATTTCTAATAGAAGAGACCATCTGGCACCTGATGGAAGCCCACAGTGGATGAACACTCTGTTTATGACAGACCCTAGACGCTCCAGCTTCCTCTTACCTCAACCACTCTGGCGATGACATCATCTCCTTAGAGGTCAGCACCATGATGCAGAGTCCCGCCCCCAGCATGATGAACATGCCTCCCAGCCAACCGTGGACAAAGTCCAGCTCCTCGGGGGAaatgagcagggagaggaacaggatgTGCAGCTTGGTGAGGATGTCGATCATGTTGGTGACCACCAGAGATGTCCTTCTCTGTCCGGAGGAGTACTGCTGGTACAGTTTCTCCAGGTCAGGAGATCTGGGGCGTGCACAGTCCAGTCATTAGACACGCTACACGGGATGATTTTATCGggctggattgtgtgtgtgtgcatgtgtgtgaaagatagatagaaatagagatagagataactAATACAATTTCACACTTTGTTCGTAtgcctgtgcatgtgtatatttacagtgtgtgtgtgtgtttacagtgtgtgtgtttggatttgTCCTTACTTGAAGGTGTGGTGGAGTGCAGGGATGAACACCCCTTTGACCGTGGTGCCGTAGGAGACAAAGAACTCGGAGTCGTTCAAGGTGTCGGTGCTCTTCCTCGTCTCCCCAAAGGCTTGCTCGCTTCTGTCTGGGTGGACGCGCGCTACGGAAGAACGCCGCTTGTGCAGCGCGCCGCCCCGAGACGCCTTGTTGCGGATCTGCCTGTGGGGGACGGTGGAAATGGAACGGATGTGGAAATGTCATGGAAGGAGTTTGTCAAGTCTTACtggtccatccatccatctacctgtccatccatccatctatccatccatccatccatccatccatctatcccttTTCTGATGCCAGTTGACACCATAACTGAGCAGAGCCCCAACAGTATGACGTAGACCACGGCACCTGACCCCAGCCCTGcacgaggcccccccccccagccctgtacGAGGCCCCCACCTGTTGATGTCGTTGATGTAGGCGTCCGTCACCATGATACGGTGGTTGCCAAGGGGGTTGTGGTCACGCTGGTCGATGACGTGCCTCACCGCTGTCTGCCACATCAGTTGTTTCCTCTTCGTGTTTGGCGTGCTGGGACCCGCCTTTGAGCTTCGCGCTGATGGCGGCTGGAGCGTGACGTCACTGGATTGCAGAGCCCCGCCCTCGGACACGCCATCGCCATCCCCCTCACCGCCGCCGCTGCCCCCTGCGCAGGTTGCCATGGCGACGCAGAGTTTTCGTTCAAAccgacacacacctgcctcctcTGGCGTGGATGAGGCTCAGGCATTCAGAGAGCATCCCGGGCCTACGCTGTGGCCGGAATCTGCATCCctacctggagaggagagacaagggacaatggaggagtgggggagaggagaggtcaacaaaggggggagtgaggagaggggagagatggctcCTGTTACTACTACTGTTTAGTGATCACATCATCCCAAAAGGGggggagcgacttacagtgaatacagggacattcccccgaggcaagcagggtgaagtgccttgcccaaggacacaacgtcagtttgcatgaccgggaatcgaactggcaaccttcggattactagcccgattccctcaccgctcagccacctgactccctattttacTGTAGCTCCTCAGTTGGCCTACATGCAGACTGTACTATGGCCTTGCCATTAACCAGCCACACAAGCATGCCTCACTGCCCTTCCGTTAGAGCTAACCACACTTCCAGCTAGCCCCACAGAAAGCTAACCCGACAGTCAGCGAGCCTCACAACCAGACAGCTAACCTCACAGCTATATGGCCTCACAGCTAGCTAGCCTCACAGACAGCTAGCCTCACAGACAGCTAGCCTAACCAGTTAGCCTCATAGACAGCTAGCTTAAGTCCTGTTGAACGATAGAAGGCTTGATTTCGATTCTAACACTCCATGTGCACCCTGCTATTTTATTGAAAGAGTTATTTGCATAGCACTTTATTTAGTGACTGTAAGCTCAGCAACCACACATCAGTGGCATATGTCAACTGATTATCTGCTCaataggcctacacatcaaCACTGTTTTCCCTGCCTGTCAACATGCTTCAATGCGTCAGAAATTCACAATGCTTCAgagctgccttctccagaacGTGTTCTGTAGTGTCACATTGATCATTGTGTGAATATTTTAATAAATTGTACATTAACAAGATGTCAGGTAACAcattttttttatgttcttATCCTGTGTGCAAACTCAGAGGCTGTGCTGTTACATTAGTATGGACTGATGGACCAGTAACAtaccaggagtcagatggctgagcggtgagggagtcgggctagtaatctaaaggttgccagttcgattcccagccgtgccaaatgacgttgtgtccttgggcaaggcacttcaccctacttgcttcggggggaatgtccctgtacttactgtaagtcgctctggataagagcgtctgctaaatgactaaatataaatatataaacatacctGCCCGAACTATGGAGTGTGCGTAGGGATGACATAAAATGTGTCAATCCACAGCTGAGAACCTGGTCCTTATCTTGTCGGTATGATCTGGCCCTGACCCTCCAGCAAGACCCTTCACAGGAGCCAACCCTTCCCTTCTCAAATTCCAGGCATTATGGCTTATCCTTCTCTCCTACTGTATATTCCTGGCTGCGTAACTGTCGAACCTCACAAATTCCTGGGTTCTGCTGTCCGGGCGGCTGGCTTCACACACGGGGGCAGGTGCGGAGAACAGACCGTCTGGCAAACCAGAAGCAGGAACAAAGTGAACCATGAGGAAGATACGCAGGTGCCATATGTCCCGTGAGGCAGGCGAGAGGCTTTAGCGCTGCTCCCCGTGTGTgcatacgtatgtgtgtgtgcacggcagGCTGTAGGGTTTAACCCAGTTAATGAGCTGATGGGCAAGCCAGATGGCCACAAAGCTTTgctaggtgagtgtgtgtgtctgtgagagaaagtgtgtgtgtctatatggtactgtactgtattgcaTTGAGTGGCAAATCTAATCCAAGTTCAAAGGAAAGCCAGAGAAACGGGAAAGCAGGGGAGGACACTGTCACTCTCTGagcgcagaaacacacagcgcCAACATCCAGCAAATCAATAATTCACAACACTATCTTATttatactgtacgtgtgtgtctaggGTGGTATTCTCTGCCTAGAATTAAAGCATGCTAATCTCCTTGTTCTCCTTAGTAGTTTCCTTAAGGTCAGCAGGCCAGTGTCATCACTttcatccagctctctctcgcGTCACTGGTTGACACGGGGTTGGGTCATCGACCTCAACTATTAACCTCTGATTAGTccgtgagagctggaggagggagggttaccTAATTCCctccccatcttcctctccaccaGCGTGTTGCGAGAGAGACATTAGAGAGATGTGGATGTGAGGAATCCAGCAGAGACTTCTGATTGGCTTGTGTGTTCCTTAGGCCCCTGTGGCAGGATTTGATTGGCACATTGGAATTTATCTATGTCAGATAACCCTGGGAATGCTGGGAAGTGATCTGGATTATAGGGCTTGGTAAGACTTCTTATAGAGAGCAGCAGGTCCATACCCTGACAGACTCACAGCTATatggacctctctctctctctcacacaccttaaAAATGATACTGTCACATACATTCCGGAACCCAAAATAAATTTGACATTACAAACATAGCTTCCAGAGTTCTAAACAACCTAAACATATATTTAAACTTTGTTTTATTTGAAAATGAATCAATTTGCACATGCACATTTTACTTGGAAGTTTCAGGCAAACACATTGAGTAGAACTGTTGGAGCAATACGGTCTCATGaggcaatacacacacacacacaccaaaggtcCATGTGCACACATGATACTCAGGCGATCAGTCCCATCTAAGTGGTGTGTCACTTAAAAGTGGCATGTTTCATTTCAGTGTAAAACTCAGTAAGTCATTTGACACCCTCTTTACTACtccctgagggtgtgtgtgtgtgtgtgtgtgtgtgtgtgtcagtcaatGTGTGTTTGGTTTGAAGGCCATTTATGATGGGTTTGACTTATGACCTAAACAAACTGGCTTAACAATCAGTCTCAGCTTAGAGCTCTCCCTTCACTGAGGATAAATAATGCTAAGCCTTTCATAGCACTGCTACTTTTCATCCTCTTTGCTGGACTTGCGCCTGTCCTGCCTTGTTCAAAACATGCACCACAAACTTCAACCTCACTACCATCTTACAAAATAGTATAACAGGTAAATATAAAACATAAACATAGATATGTGCatacaataaataaacataTTAAAAGGATATAGTTCACGTCATACAGTACACAGGAAAGTAGAATCATCATCACGCATCTGTTAAGTACCACTTGATATTAGATTAAatatcttctctctttctggtgTTGATATAAAAATAGAAATAGTATGGAACCTCCATGCCACACGTCAGTGCTTTGTTCCAGTGATAAAAGTGGGTGGAACCTTGTCGTGTCTTAGATTACCTCTGTCTTAGTCTGAAGACAGCTTGGCACAAACCCAATAATTAACCAGGACCGacaatcttcatcatcatcattgtccTAGTTGTTGTAAACTGGACTGGCATGGTTGGCATAGCTGATGCCTAAGGTGCATCAACCAATCACGTGCTTTGAACTGGCGTTTCAGAATATGTTTGATGGCGGCTTGGTATGAACATTACATGATGTTCATCACTGATGCAGATCAGGAACACAAGGTAAACGTGGTTATACATGACAAACAATTTTGAAACACAGTAAGTATTCATCCATCATGGATCAACGGAAACACAGCTGTTCATTCCAGTGTAAATGATAGCGAGGCCATGTGTAACTATTAAAACATATTTGGCTAAGTGAGTTCTGGTCTGTTCAAGCTAGCTAGGATGGGTCAGTGTCTTTACCACATACACTCTCCTGAAGTGTATAGGCCTGTGAGTTTACTGGATCCTAACTGATGCACTTCACTGTATATAATCTGTTCTGTGGTTAATGCATTTCAGTGTTtccctttcttttttatttaagCTTAAACACATCAAATCAAAATGGACCTGAGGAATGAGAGGACAAGTAGGCTAGCATGTGGGCTAGCATGTGGGCTAGCATGTGGGCTAGCATGTGGGCTAGCATGTGGGCTAGCATGTGGGCTAGCATGCGGGCTAGCATGCAGGCTAGCATGTAGGTTACCATCTCAACCTATGTGTGTAGGTTAAGGGTAACTATCCATACCACTACTTTCACCGTAAACCGAAGGCAAGATGCCCCACACCATGAAACTCCAGTGTCTGTGGACAGGTAAACGCACAGCCAGAAATCTGTTACACACACGTTCTTCACACATACTTACAATCCACTCAGTCGCAGTGGGATTGCAAAATGTTATAAATAAACAAGTAGGCTGAAAATAGCGTACTAATAAAAGTGGCACATAAAATGGGGACTTTTAAATAAATGCTGAACTGCCAACTTTGAGggcaaggggggtgggggtgcggtTGTAAGGCCGGTAATGCCAGTGAGGTCTGATGGGGCTCATTTGGAGTTGGAGGGGCACAGCAGTGCATGCATAACATATGCATGGAAGTGAGTGAGATAGTGGGGCTCTGTCGATAAGGGTGGTTAGGTGGGGCTCTTGGCCAGTCAGTAAAGGGAGAGGTCAGtcagtggggggaggggcaagtacgtgaggagggagggggagaggggggtagtcAAGTGTCTCTGGTTGTCCACAGTGGAAGCGGCGTGTCTACTTGATATTCTTCAGCAGGGAGGTGCGAGCGTTCACCACTGCCTTAAATGCATCCTCACTTCCTGGTGCCACACACTTGTCAGGATGCAGCAACACGGCTAGCTTCCTGTACGCCTTGTTAACCTCTTCCCTGGAAACAAGGACAGGAACCAAAATGAGCCTTATAAGAAGATGTTGTGTTACAACTGCTCAACAATCAAATTAAGTTACAACTTCAACAATGACTTAAAAAGATAGTACACTGTACTATGTATATCAGTGGGTACCACAAGTGTGTCATGTTTATAAGAatctgtatggaagcaaatctgtgacatgttttgaattttaaaagccattgaatacttaatattaacatttaaaaaccactgaatttgttggttttgaattcaacTCTTCAAAATTGAATTATGAATGTATCACAtgtttcatgtaaaaaaaatctgatccaaaaattcaaggttcTGAAATTTAGATTTCTCAAATCCGAACCAtgaaattcagatcccaaaaattcCATGAAAAAAATTGAATCTTCAGAAATTAAAATAGAAAAACATTCTGGCTGCTCAAATTCGAATGGTGAAATTAAGATCCCCAAAAATGTAGCTGAAAGAATTTGAGCAATCTGAATTTCCGAACCTTGAAATTTTGGAtcagattttatttatttacttttttacatagaaacacatttatatttcaattttaaaagGGTGAATTAAAACCCAACAAATTAGGTGGTGTTTAAATtacaatattaagtattcaaagccttttaaattcaaaacattacgTCActgatttggggggggggggggggggggggttgtcaaaACATACCGTTTTGACTTCCTATCAAACTGTGTTTATGTACACAAATTTAGCATGTTGGAAGTGGCACAGAGCATTCACACAAAGGCTGACTGTGCGTATGATGtatttgtgcatttgtgtgcatTGAAGCACACTAATGCTAATTGACATTGAGTCAGGTAAGACTGTAGGGGTTAAGGCTGTACAGTAATGATGAGGACGACAGCGGATCAGGCAGGGGACGATCACTAAACCAGAAGATCCTCCAGAAGTCCGGAACCAATCACTTAGTGTTCCTTACGCCAAGACCGCGTTCAATAAACACACGTGATTGTGTATATGATTAGATTTAAGtatagtaggtgtgtgtgtgtgtgtgtgagtgtgtgcatctcACCGTGTGGCTCCAGGTTTGACCCCCAGCATGTCCCAGGAGTCTTTGCTGTTGCGTATGCGGCGGATGGTGTCGGCTTGCTCCTTGGTGAAGCCCACACTGACCTCAGCCACCGGACGCTTTCCTCCATTCTCACACATGTCAGTAATGGAGGAGAAAAACgactacacgtacacacacacacacacaatacccaaaCACAGTATCTGTCATGTCTGTCATCCTTCTATGCTTATAGAGTTTTAAGAAAAATGTCATAATTGTGTATGCGTGAGCTGTTTGCGTGTGCGTTTATAAGTCCCACCTGAAACATGTCACTGATGCCCTCTCCACTCTGGGCTGACGTTTCAAAGTAGTGGAACCCCCGAGACTCCGCCCAcagcctgccctccccctcgtcAACCACCCGTCGCTTGGTCAGGTCCACCTGTgccccagacacacaaacacacacacaaacagcacataCACATCTAATTATTAAAGCGTAACGAAACTTGCCGACATTTGAaactatgaacacacacacaacacactccaaACAATCAATAATCCCTTTAGGTACCTTAATATGCGCACGCGAAACCCCCTCTTCCccaacacacagagagctgccaCTGACCTTGTTGGCACAGACTACGAATACGATGCTCTCCATGTTGGCCTGGGATCCCATTTCCTGCTTCATCTCCCCCAGCCAGCTGTCCAGAGCATCAAAGCTTTCTCTGAGACCAACATCATACACCAGCACCACACCCTGGGAGTCCTTATAGAACTCATTACGGACCTGGGccgcagggaggaagggagtgggaggcaggaggggtgtgtgtgtgtgagacagagagagggggaggagaaatcACATTTCCTATGTGTGACCTATGATTATTGATTAAaaggtgaaaaagagagaagagcacCTCTATCTGACTATTGGCATCTTTGTTTGACTCAATAATTTACTGTAGCACAACAGCGCCCCTTAATGGTAAAGAGACACACTTTAGATTTCCTGCTATGGACCTTTATATGGACAGGTGAGCCTAACATTACTGTTGACATAATGGTTGTCTGGGACAGAGGCTTCAAACTACAGCTGCTACTGCAGAATTACAAATCAAGACAACCTGTTAGGAAATTTGCTTTTGTCCGttacaacaacaaaatgttATCTTTGATTAAATTAGCCTATTTCTCGGGACTCACCTCATAAAAGAAAGGGTGTCCAGCCATGTCAAAGATGTTCACCTTGATCTCACGGTCTCGAACCTGGACTCTGGTTAGGTGTAAAAGGATCATATTAGTTATCATATCCTAACTAGCTTGCATTTAGCCGGAAACACTTGCAAAATCCATCCATGCTGCGTCACATACTTAGTAACACCGTAGTCAATTCCGATGGTGGCCAGATATTTGGGCACAAATCTCTTCTCGCAGTAACGTTTGATGATGCAACTCTGGAATAGACAGGAGGAAAGTTAATGAATCCCTCTGAATGGCTGTCAAGACGTTAGCTGTACCATCATTTTATTGTGGATGACAAAGAACCTGCAACATTCAACCATTTGTGCATTGCAGCACATAGGTCACCATCTGCACAACCTAGCTAGCTTGTGAACCTGTATCATGTTAAGCAAGCCTATAGTATATGCATACAAAAAACAAGTGTCTGTTGTGTATACAATAAGCTTTAGTAAACACATTGAGTACATGCAATGTATACATTACATGTATACAACATACAGTAGGTGTGTATGCTAGTATTGTTACACAAAACTAGTTGGATAGGTACATGTACACGAGGTACACAAACTTGCAATGTTGTACTATTTGTTTACAAAACAACAATCTACAGTGCATGTATCAACAGTGGGTGGGCAGTACAGAACGCCAGCAAGATGACTCACCTTCCCCACCTCAGCGTTGCCAAGGCTGATCACCTTTACACGCAATGATTTCTTGTTTTCCCGTCTCTTCTGCACATTTGAGTCCATCTTTCGATTCAGGCTACGTTAGTCGTCAGTAAACAGTGCGATATTGTAACCGTGTTGTTGTTGCCTTAGAACTTAGCCTAGCTGAATAGCTAGCTAATCTTGGCCAGTTCAAACCGTATTTACATTCCAAAACGATGCCACTGATGCTTGTTCAAGAGGTtttaatgactgtgtgtggctAGCAGCAAATTCGTATCACGCCCCTCGTCTAGCTACCACTCCATTGCAAAGAATATACTATACGTTTCTAATGTAGTCACCCTTCACGTTTTAGTAAATAATGTAGCTACAGCTGCTGGTAAACAACTTGGCGAGTGTCACCTCAATTTATGGCATTTGGCTGAACGCAGCAAAAAcaaaatagctagctagcggcTACCTAAATTAGCCGGTTGCTGGTTGACGTTTCTTCGTTTGTTTATTTTTGATTCTCAACCGCAGATTCCGTATTTCCGTAAACCACGGTAGccaatgtgtgcacacacagagactgtagGCTATAATATTTTTGGCTTGGATTTGATCTACCTCAACAATTAAAGTTACCCGATAGTTACTTTTTAGATCAATAAAAACGGCTAGCCACAAATTAGAGAGATGCGGACAAATGAATGGCTTGTAGATAAACTGGATCCATAGGGGTAGACTACACAGTTTCCATGACAACAAAACGATATTGCAACCCTTTTCGCAGATTCGTGATACATCATAAATCATACcctgaactagagaggatacaatttctggggaaattgtagggtgtgcttgcttgcgtcggttgcacaggggtctgtatattttatataaaaatgcatcgggcctacttattatttataaagattacatagatttaaaagcatcctttttttgct
It encodes:
- the dnajc27 gene encoding dnaJ homolog subfamily C member 27, whose translation is MDSNVQKRRENKKSLRVKVISLGNAEVGKSCIIKRYCEKRFVPKYLATIGIDYGVTKVQVRDREIKVNIFDMAGHPFFYEVRNEFYKDSQGVVLVYDVGLRESFDALDSWLGEMKQEMGSQANMESIVFVVCANKVDLTKRRVVDEGEGRLWAESRGFHYFETSAQSGEGISDMFQSFFSSITDMCENGGKRPVAEVSVGFTKEQADTIRRIRNSKDSWDMLGVKPGATREEVNKAYRKLAVLLHPDKCVAPGSEDAFKAVVNARTSLLKNIK